In one Mycobacterium heckeshornense genomic region, the following are encoded:
- the groL gene encoding chaperonin GroEL (60 kDa chaperone family; promotes refolding of misfolded polypeptides especially under stressful conditions; forms two stacked rings of heptamers to form a barrel-shaped 14mer; ends can be capped by GroES; misfolded proteins enter the barrel where they are refolded when GroES binds) — MSKLLEYDEIARRDIETGVDKLADTVRVTLGPRGRHVVLAKAFGGPTVTNDGVTVARDIDLEDPFENLGAQLVKSVATKTNDVAGDGTTTATVLAQAVIKGGLRLVAAGANPIALGSGISKAADAVSEALLAAATPVSGKTAIAQVATVSSRDEQIGELVGEAMTKVGHDGVVTVEESSTLSTELEFTEGVGFDKGFISAYFVTDFDAQQAVLEDALILLHREKISSLPDLLPLLEKVAETGKPLLVIAEDVEGEALATLVVNAIRKTLKTVAVKAPYFGDRRKAFLQDLAVVTGGQVVDPDVGLLLREVGLDVLGTARRIVVTKDDTVIVDGGGSAEAIAERAKQLRAEIETTDSDWDREKLEERLAKLAGGVAVIKVGAATETALKERKESVEDAVAAAKAAVEEGIVPGGGVSLLAAREALTKLRASLSGDEVLGVDVFSEALSAPLHWIAANAGLDGSVVVNKVAQLPAGHGLNAETLTFGDLAAEGVIDPVKVTRSAVLNAASVARMVLTTETAVVEKPEEQAEHDEHGHAH; from the coding sequence ATGAGCAAACTGCTTGAGTACGACGAAATCGCGCGCCGCGACATCGAAACCGGTGTCGACAAGCTCGCCGACACGGTACGGGTGACGCTGGGGCCGCGCGGCCGCCATGTCGTGTTGGCCAAGGCATTTGGTGGGCCGACCGTCACGAACGACGGCGTCACCGTGGCCCGCGACATCGACCTGGAAGACCCGTTCGAGAACCTGGGCGCCCAGCTGGTGAAGTCAGTGGCCACCAAGACCAACGACGTGGCCGGCGACGGCACGACCACCGCGACCGTGCTCGCGCAAGCGGTGATCAAAGGGGGCCTGCGGCTGGTGGCCGCCGGCGCCAACCCGATCGCGCTGGGCTCGGGGATCAGCAAGGCCGCCGACGCGGTGTCGGAGGCATTGCTGGCGGCCGCCACCCCGGTATCCGGCAAAACCGCGATCGCGCAGGTTGCCACGGTGTCGTCGCGCGACGAGCAGATCGGCGAATTGGTTGGCGAGGCAATGACCAAGGTGGGCCACGACGGGGTGGTCACGGTCGAAGAATCGTCGACGCTGTCCACCGAGCTGGAGTTCACCGAGGGTGTCGGGTTCGACAAGGGATTCATCTCGGCGTACTTCGTCACCGACTTCGATGCGCAGCAGGCCGTGCTCGAGGACGCGCTGATCCTGCTGCACCGGGAAAAGATCAGCTCGCTGCCGGATCTGCTGCCGCTGTTGGAGAAGGTCGCCGAAACCGGCAAACCGCTGCTGGTCATCGCCGAGGACGTCGAAGGGGAGGCGCTGGCGACGTTGGTGGTCAACGCCATCCGTAAGACGTTGAAGACGGTCGCGGTCAAGGCGCCGTACTTCGGCGACCGCCGCAAGGCGTTCCTGCAGGACCTTGCCGTGGTCACCGGCGGCCAGGTGGTCGACCCCGATGTCGGACTGCTGCTGCGCGAGGTCGGGCTGGACGTGTTGGGCACCGCGCGGCGCATCGTGGTCACCAAGGACGACACCGTGATCGTCGACGGTGGCGGCAGTGCTGAAGCTATTGCCGAGCGTGCCAAGCAACTGCGCGCCGAGATCGAGACGACCGATTCCGATTGGGACCGCGAGAAACTCGAGGAGCGACTGGCCAAGCTGGCCGGCGGGGTTGCCGTCATCAAGGTTGGTGCGGCGACCGAAACCGCGCTGAAGGAGCGCAAGGAAAGCGTCGAGGACGCCGTCGCCGCCGCCAAGGCCGCCGTCGAGGAGGGCATCGTGCCGGGGGGCGGGGTCTCGCTGTTGGCGGCCCGCGAGGCGCTCACAAAACTGCGTGCGTCGCTCAGCGGCGACGAGGTTCTCGGTGTCGACGTGTTCTCCGAAGCGCTCAGCGCGCCGCTGCACTGGATCGCTGCCAACGCCGGGCTGGATGGCTCGGTCGTGGTGAACAAGGTCGCTCAGCTGCCGGCCGGGCACGGCTTGAACGCCGAGACGCTGACCTTCGGCGACCTGGCAGCCGAGGGGGTCATCGACCCGGTGAAGGTCACCCGGTCGGCGGTGCTCAACGCGGCGTCGGTGGCCCGGATGGTGCTGACCACCGAGACGGCTGTTGTAGAAAAGCCCGAAGAACAAGCCGAGCACGACGAGCACGGCCACGCGCACTAA
- the groES gene encoding co-chaperone GroES, which produces MASVNIKPLEDKILVQTIEAETTTASGLVIPDTAKEKPQEGKVVAVGPGRWDEDGEKRIPLDVSEGDTVIFSKYGGTEIKYNGEEYLILSARDVLAIVNK; this is translated from the coding sequence GTGGCGAGCGTGAACATCAAGCCGCTCGAGGACAAGATCCTCGTACAAACCATCGAGGCCGAGACCACGACCGCATCCGGTCTGGTCATTCCCGACACCGCCAAGGAAAAGCCGCAGGAGGGCAAGGTCGTCGCCGTCGGTCCCGGCCGCTGGGATGAGGACGGCGAGAAGCGCATCCCGCTGGACGTGTCCGAGGGCGACACCGTCATCTTCAGCAAGTACGGCGGCACCGAGATCAAGTACAACGGCGAGGAGTACTTGATTCTGTCCGCTCGTGACGTGCTGGCCATCGTCAACAAGTAG